In one window of Paraburkholderia phymatum STM815 DNA:
- a CDS encoding BPSL1445 family SYLF domain-containing lipoprotein: MQRRNFMLKSTAALAFGTLALAGCTTTKSSGESAATDMSKRQSIDASVDGTMSRLYTTVKGSRELVAKSRGILVFPSVLQVGFVVGGQYGEGALRVGGASVGYYSTISGSFGLQAGAQSKAIIFCFMTQDALDKFRNSDGWSVGADASVALVKLGANGVVDTTTATAPVQAFILTNAGLMADVSLAGTKVSKLKV; encoded by the coding sequence ATGCAAAGACGAAACTTCATGCTGAAGAGTACCGCCGCGCTCGCTTTCGGAACCCTTGCACTGGCGGGCTGCACCACCACCAAAAGCAGCGGTGAGTCTGCCGCTACGGACATGTCGAAGCGGCAGTCGATCGATGCCAGCGTCGACGGCACGATGTCCCGTCTCTACACGACCGTCAAAGGTTCGCGCGAACTGGTCGCGAAGTCGCGCGGCATACTCGTTTTCCCGTCCGTGCTGCAAGTCGGCTTCGTCGTCGGCGGCCAGTACGGCGAGGGCGCACTGCGCGTGGGCGGCGCTTCCGTCGGCTACTACAGCACGATCTCGGGCTCGTTCGGCCTGCAGGCGGGCGCGCAGTCGAAGGCCATCATCTTCTGCTTCATGACGCAGGACGCGCTCGACAAATTCCGCAATTCGGACGGCTGGTCGGTCGGCGCCGACGCATCCGTCGCGCTGGTCAAGCTGGGCGCGAACGGTGTGGTCGATACCACGACGGCGACCGCGCCCGTCCAGGCCTTCATCCTGACGAACGCTGGCCTGATGGCCGATGTGTCGCTGGCGGGCACGAAGGTGTCGAAGCTGAAGGTCTGA
- a CDS encoding DUF6566 family protein, translating to MFFDELSNDEWAQVSALVSDEPAVRLNRRGRPRAEPRIVANAVLWILTTGEPWSKLPGRYPSGPTCRRRFEEWQANGTLAEVIRLLTQNGRTFAYIPEPTPPAAPKRAPVVEAPKPRDELARGVFWKSPETWQSSVHEPGVTSGWRALAPMADITRQLAGSAAVETGFVDASRADAARAPDAAAVFGVAQRFEANANLRANMQANIQAFAADTAIVPGEVDDERAYADDTSAGNALASSEHTPLWMSLTAPRGLQVADRQGYVIYVAAERVPNDKFRAWAEIMKDGKRVERSGLIGPRFSDADAAHRFALDWARQWIDRECRTHEAGAGAHAGHMASQKVSAGVHTPKVGVGPITRAMPELTPTPALAAANAPSAATGNGHVPQHLNPRLLPLRRYPSDAAKDKAAERFPLVSTLISHAR from the coding sequence ATGTTTTTCGATGAGCTAAGCAATGACGAATGGGCGCAAGTATCGGCGCTCGTTTCTGACGAGCCAGCCGTCCGCCTGAACCGACGCGGACGGCCCCGCGCCGAACCCCGTATCGTGGCCAATGCCGTTCTGTGGATCCTGACTACTGGCGAGCCGTGGTCGAAGCTTCCCGGTCGCTATCCGTCAGGCCCTACCTGCCGGCGCCGCTTCGAGGAGTGGCAAGCCAACGGCACGCTGGCCGAAGTGATCCGGCTGTTGACGCAGAATGGGCGCACGTTCGCCTATATCCCGGAGCCGACGCCGCCCGCCGCGCCCAAGCGGGCGCCCGTGGTCGAAGCACCGAAGCCGCGCGATGAACTCGCGCGCGGCGTGTTCTGGAAGAGCCCGGAAACGTGGCAATCGTCCGTTCACGAGCCGGGTGTGACGAGCGGCTGGCGTGCGCTCGCGCCGATGGCCGATATCACGCGCCAGCTCGCCGGTTCCGCTGCTGTGGAAACGGGCTTCGTCGACGCGTCCCGCGCAGATGCCGCCCGTGCGCCGGATGCCGCCGCTGTCTTCGGCGTCGCGCAGCGTTTCGAGGCGAACGCCAATTTGCGAGCGAACATGCAAGCGAACATTCAGGCCTTCGCGGCCGATACCGCGATCGTGCCGGGCGAGGTGGACGATGAGCGGGCGTATGCGGACGACACATCGGCCGGAAATGCGCTCGCGAGCAGCGAGCACACACCGCTGTGGATGAGTCTCACGGCGCCGCGCGGCCTGCAGGTTGCCGACCGGCAAGGCTACGTGATCTACGTCGCGGCGGAGCGGGTGCCCAACGACAAGTTCCGCGCGTGGGCGGAAATCATGAAGGACGGCAAGCGTGTCGAGCGCTCGGGCCTGATCGGTCCGCGTTTCTCGGACGCCGATGCGGCACACCGTTTCGCACTCGACTGGGCGCGTCAATGGATCGACCGCGAATGCCGTACGCATGAAGCGGGGGCAGGCGCGCACGCGGGCCATATGGCCAGTCAGAAAGTGAGTGCGGGCGTGCACACGCCGAAGGTCGGCGTGGGTCCCATCACGCGCGCGATGCCGGAACTCACGCCGACGCCGGCGCTCGCCGCGGCGAATGCGCCGTCCGCGGCAACGGGCAACGGGCATGTGCCGCAGCATCTGAATCCGCGTCTGCTGCCGCTGCGCCGCTATCCGTCCGACGCGGCCAAGGACAAGGCGGCCGAACGCTTTCCGCTGGTATCGACGCTGATTTCCCACGCGAGATAA
- the otsA gene encoding alpha,alpha-trehalose-phosphate synthase (UDP-forming), whose translation MGRLIVVSNRVATPTETRGSAGGLAVGVFGALKDAGGVWFGWSGDVVSETVANAGPTLETDGSVTFATTGLTRKDYDQYYRGFSNATLWPVFHYRNDLARYEREEYAGYRRVNAWLSHKLIKLLEPDDIIWVHDYHLIPFAEALRSEGVRNRIGFFLHIPFPAPQILLNIPPHEELVKSLCCYDLLGFQTENDELAFHDYLRRHARGTVSADGHAQAFGRQMRTGVYRIGVFPDEIAEQAKRYESRQHVLDLKQSLEGRKLIMSVDRLDYSKGLVERFRAFEALLERSPEWRGNVTLVQIAPPTRSDVTTYQDIRQQLEYEAGRINGKYSGLDYTPIRYLNQQYDRWKLMSLFRESQVGFVTPLHDGMNLVAKEYVAAQNPDDPGVLVLSMFAGAAAELEGALIVNPHDSIGMCEALQRALAMPLDERKRRHDIDMQALRKNDLGVWRDSFLRDLRSVPLAGSPSDASGTSTDSAKRTK comes from the coding sequence ATGGGCCGACTGATCGTCGTGTCGAATCGCGTGGCAACGCCGACTGAAACGAGAGGCTCGGCGGGCGGGCTGGCCGTCGGCGTGTTCGGCGCGCTGAAGGATGCGGGCGGGGTGTGGTTCGGGTGGAGCGGCGACGTCGTCAGCGAGACGGTGGCGAACGCCGGGCCCACGCTCGAAACGGACGGCAGCGTCACGTTTGCCACCACAGGCCTCACGCGCAAGGACTACGACCAGTACTACCGGGGCTTTTCGAACGCGACGCTGTGGCCCGTCTTCCACTATCGCAACGATCTCGCTCGCTACGAACGCGAGGAATACGCAGGCTACCGGCGGGTCAATGCGTGGCTCTCGCACAAGCTCATCAAGCTGCTGGAGCCTGACGACATTATCTGGGTCCACGACTATCACCTCATCCCCTTCGCGGAAGCGCTGCGATCCGAGGGCGTCAGGAATCGCATCGGTTTTTTCCTGCACATTCCGTTTCCGGCGCCGCAGATCCTGTTGAACATTCCGCCGCATGAAGAACTGGTGAAGTCGTTATGTTGCTACGACCTGCTCGGTTTTCAGACCGAAAACGACGAGCTCGCGTTTCATGACTATCTGCGCCGGCACGCACGCGGCACCGTCTCGGCTGACGGACACGCGCAAGCGTTCGGTCGGCAGATGCGCACGGGCGTCTACCGGATCGGCGTGTTCCCCGACGAGATTGCCGAGCAGGCAAAGCGCTATGAGAGCCGTCAGCACGTGCTCGACCTCAAGCAGAGCCTGGAAGGGCGCAAGCTGATCATGAGCGTCGACCGTCTCGACTATTCGAAGGGGCTGGTCGAGCGCTTCCGCGCATTCGAGGCGCTGCTGGAGCGCTCGCCCGAATGGCGCGGCAATGTCACACTTGTGCAGATTGCGCCGCCCACGCGCTCCGACGTCACGACGTACCAGGACATCCGTCAGCAACTCGAATACGAAGCCGGGCGTATCAACGGAAAATACTCAGGCCTGGACTACACGCCCATTCGTTATTTGAATCAGCAATACGACCGCTGGAAGCTGATGTCGCTGTTCCGCGAGTCGCAGGTCGGATTCGTCACGCCCTTGCACGACGGGATGAATCTCGTCGCGAAGGAATATGTCGCCGCCCAGAACCCGGACGATCCAGGTGTGCTCGTACTGTCGATGTTCGCGGGCGCGGCCGCCGAACTGGAAGGGGCATTGATCGTGAATCCTCACGATTCGATCGGCATGTGCGAAGCGTTGCAGCGTGCGCTCGCGATGCCGCTCGACGAACGCAAGCGGCGTCACGATATCGACATGCAGGCGCTGCGCAAGAACGATCTCGGTGTGTGGCGCGACTCGTTCCTGCGCGATCTGCGCAGCGTGCCGCTTGCCGGGTCGCCGAGCGACGCTTCCGGAACCTCGACAGACTCAGCAAAAAGGACAAAGTGA
- a CDS encoding ankyrin repeat domain-containing protein → MFCPGFIRAPGLRRGLGMLTLAAGVAFATLGALPAQAAPADTMIKAVKFDDVKEVKKQLANGMDPNMADNQGMPLLVIAAREKSDKVVAALVDNPKTDVDILDKAGENAMMMAALVGDFNIVKLLIAKDAEVNKKGWAPLHYAAANGHDDIVKLLLDHDAYIDTGSPNGTTPLMMAARGGHVSTVKLLLDSGADLNVKNQLGLTALDFAKQYKEPDVVEGLTARLQQMQQQTPASTPATPQNSAK, encoded by the coding sequence ATGTTTTGTCCGGGCTTCATCCGCGCGCCCGGCCTGCGCCGCGGCCTGGGCATGCTGACGCTGGCGGCAGGCGTGGCGTTCGCGACGCTCGGCGCGCTGCCCGCGCAGGCCGCGCCCGCCGACACGATGATCAAGGCCGTCAAGTTCGACGACGTGAAAGAAGTGAAGAAGCAACTGGCGAACGGCATGGACCCGAACATGGCCGACAACCAGGGGATGCCGCTGCTCGTGATCGCCGCGCGTGAAAAGTCCGACAAGGTGGTGGCCGCGCTGGTCGACAATCCGAAAACGGACGTCGACATTCTCGACAAGGCAGGCGAAAACGCGATGATGATGGCCGCGCTGGTCGGCGACTTCAACATCGTGAAGCTGCTGATCGCCAAGGACGCCGAGGTCAACAAGAAGGGCTGGGCGCCGCTGCACTACGCGGCCGCGAATGGTCACGACGATATCGTCAAGCTGCTGCTCGATCACGACGCGTACATCGACACCGGTTCGCCGAACGGCACGACCCCGTTGATGATGGCGGCACGCGGCGGCCATGTGTCGACCGTCAAGCTGTTGCTCGACAGCGGCGCAGACCTGAACGTGAAGAACCAGCTCGGCCTCACTGCGCTCGATTTCGCGAAACAGTACAAGGAGCCGGACGTCGTCGAAGGGCTGACGGCGCGGCTCCAGCAGATGCAGCAACAGACGCCGGCCAGCACGCCAGCAACGCCGCAAAACAGTGCAAAATAG
- a CDS encoding PsiF family protein — translation MKIQAALAALALTGLLASPVFAANSQQSKMTECNKQAGDKKGDDRKAFMKNCLSASSAMAASAPMSQQDKMKMCNTQAGDKKGDDRKAFMKTCLSNKG, via the coding sequence ATGAAGATCCAAGCCGCACTGGCCGCTCTCGCCCTGACGGGTCTGCTCGCGTCGCCCGTTTTCGCCGCGAACAGCCAGCAATCGAAGATGACCGAATGCAACAAGCAGGCAGGCGACAAGAAAGGCGACGACCGCAAGGCGTTCATGAAGAACTGCCTGTCGGCTTCGTCAGCGATGGCTGCGTCCGCACCGATGTCGCAGCAGGACAAAATGAAGATGTGCAACACGCAGGCCGGCGACAAGAAAGGCGACGACCGCAAGGCATTCATGAAGACGTGCCTGAGCAACAAGGGCTGA
- a CDS encoding DNA polymerase III subunit delta' translates to MIYPWQTDDWSRLQQLRAHWPHALLLHGQAGIGKLRFAQHLAQGLLCESALPNGEPCGTCAACNWFVQGNHPDYRIVVPEALAAEAGFSSAAADEKAEKGDADDSGKKTRTPSKEIKIEQVRALLDFCGVGSHRGGVRVVVLYPAEALNVAAANALLKTLEEPPAGVVFLMVSARIDRLLPTIISRCRQWPMTTPSPESATAWLAQQGVDDPPGLLAETGGAPLAALALASDENRPLRDWTLKQLAAGPNCDAFACGETLQKLPVPIVLGWLQRWTYDLLAQSTVGAAGTPRYFPAASAALARCASQADATAFARYMRTVTRQRAVENHPLNARLVFEELFLGYRDLFA, encoded by the coding sequence ATGATTTATCCGTGGCAAACCGACGACTGGAGCCGCCTTCAGCAACTGCGCGCTCACTGGCCGCATGCGTTGCTGCTCCACGGGCAGGCCGGCATCGGCAAGCTGCGTTTTGCCCAGCATCTCGCGCAAGGCCTGCTGTGCGAATCGGCGCTGCCGAACGGCGAGCCGTGCGGCACGTGCGCGGCGTGCAACTGGTTCGTGCAGGGCAATCATCCCGATTACCGGATTGTGGTGCCGGAAGCGCTTGCGGCCGAAGCGGGCTTCTCCAGTGCGGCCGCCGATGAAAAGGCCGAGAAGGGCGACGCCGACGACAGCGGTAAAAAAACGCGCACGCCAAGCAAGGAAATCAAGATCGAGCAGGTGCGGGCGCTGCTGGACTTCTGCGGCGTGGGCTCGCATCGCGGCGGCGTGCGCGTCGTCGTGCTGTACCCGGCAGAGGCGCTGAACGTCGCGGCGGCCAACGCGCTGCTGAAAACGCTCGAAGAGCCGCCTGCGGGCGTGGTGTTTCTGATGGTGTCGGCGCGCATCGACCGTCTGCTGCCGACCATCATCAGCCGCTGCCGCCAATGGCCGATGACAACGCCGTCGCCGGAATCCGCCACCGCATGGCTCGCGCAACAGGGTGTCGACGACCCGCCGGGCCTGCTCGCGGAAACGGGCGGCGCGCCGCTGGCCGCACTGGCGCTCGCGAGCGACGAAAACCGCCCGTTGCGCGACTGGACGCTCAAACAACTGGCCGCCGGCCCGAATTGCGACGCCTTCGCGTGCGGAGAGACGCTGCAGAAGCTGCCTGTGCCGATCGTGCTCGGCTGGCTGCAGCGGTGGACGTACGACCTGCTGGCCCAGTCGACGGTCGGCGCGGCGGGCACGCCGCGCTATTTCCCGGCGGCGTCGGCGGCGCTCGCGCGTTGTGCCTCGCAGGCCGATGCGACCGCCTTCGCGCGCTACATGCGAACGGTCACGCGGCAGCGCGCGGTCGAAAACCATCCGCTCAACGCACGGTTGGTGTTCGAGGAACTGTTTCTCGGCTACCGCGACCTGTTCGCGTAG
- a CDS encoding YciI-like protein, whose amino-acid sequence MHYLLIYDVSPDYLERRPEFRAAHLQHAWAAADRGELHLAGALADPVDTAVLLFEGDSPAVAESFAKADPYVLNGLVTQWRVRPWTTVVGERAATPAR is encoded by the coding sequence ATGCACTATCTGCTGATCTACGATGTGTCGCCGGATTATCTTGAGCGCCGCCCGGAATTTCGCGCCGCTCATCTGCAGCATGCGTGGGCCGCCGCCGATCGCGGTGAACTGCATCTGGCGGGCGCGCTTGCCGATCCCGTCGATACGGCCGTGTTGCTGTTCGAAGGCGATTCGCCGGCTGTAGCGGAGTCGTTTGCGAAAGCCGACCCGTATGTATTGAACGGACTCGTCACGCAATGGCGCGTGCGTCCGTGGACTACCGTCGTCGGCGAGCGTGCCGCGACGCCGGCTCGTTAA
- a CDS encoding mannose-1-phosphate guanylyltransferase/mannose-6-phosphate isomerase translates to MTATASAVENRQANSSCLNVKLKVHPVILAGGSGTRLWPMSREQHPKQLIGLLGEDSLLQSTTRRLDGLDAGYPVAEQLVVVCNEEHRFTTAEQLRLSGVQSRLILEPCARDTAPALTIAALSVLAHDEDGIMVVMPADHAVTHPEGFHAAVATGVQHAANGHIVTMGIVPSRAETGYGYIRIGARLPAREGVIDAHQLDRFVEKPHYELAQHYVESKEYWWNSGIFILRASTWLQAVRHFQPEIAEACEAAYAQGTTDGEFFRVRRDAFGGCPSNSIDYAVMEKLGNDTSVCSGVVVPLEAGWSDVGSWDAIWDILPKDGDQNVARGNVMFEGAASTFAHSEGRLIACVGTQDLVVVETDDAILVADKRRVQDVKKVVGRIREKHGAEAVNHRKVHRPWGHYDSVDMGERFQVKRIVVKPGAQLSLQMHHHRAEHWIVVRGTALVTRGEERFIVSENESAYIPLGIKHRLENPGKMPLEIIEVQSGSYLGEDDIVRFDDTYGRQ, encoded by the coding sequence ATGACTGCTACGGCGTCAGCCGTCGAGAATCGACAGGCGAATTCATCCTGCCTCAACGTGAAGCTCAAGGTTCATCCTGTGATCCTTGCCGGCGGATCAGGCACGCGCCTGTGGCCGATGTCGCGCGAACAGCATCCGAAGCAGCTGATCGGCCTGCTTGGCGAAGACTCGCTGCTGCAATCGACGACCCGTCGCCTCGACGGACTCGATGCCGGCTACCCCGTCGCGGAACAGCTGGTGGTGGTCTGCAACGAAGAGCACCGCTTCACGACGGCCGAACAGCTTCGCCTGAGCGGCGTGCAGAGCCGTCTGATTCTCGAACCGTGCGCCCGCGACACGGCGCCGGCGCTGACGATCGCCGCGCTCTCGGTACTCGCGCACGACGAGGACGGCATTATGGTCGTGATGCCCGCCGATCACGCTGTCACCCATCCCGAAGGATTTCATGCCGCCGTTGCTACCGGCGTGCAGCACGCGGCCAACGGCCACATCGTGACGATGGGCATCGTGCCCTCGCGTGCGGAAACGGGTTATGGCTACATTCGCATCGGCGCACGGTTGCCTGCGCGCGAAGGCGTAATCGACGCGCATCAACTGGATCGCTTCGTCGAAAAGCCGCACTACGAACTCGCGCAGCACTATGTCGAGTCGAAAGAGTACTGGTGGAACAGCGGCATCTTCATTCTGCGTGCGTCGACGTGGCTCCAGGCGGTGCGCCATTTCCAGCCTGAGATTGCCGAAGCCTGCGAAGCCGCGTATGCGCAAGGCACGACCGACGGCGAATTCTTTCGCGTGCGGCGCGACGCGTTTGGCGGCTGTCCGTCGAATTCGATCGACTACGCGGTGATGGAAAAACTCGGCAACGACACGTCTGTCTGCTCCGGTGTCGTCGTGCCGCTCGAGGCCGGCTGGTCCGATGTCGGTTCATGGGACGCGATCTGGGACATCCTGCCGAAAGACGGCGACCAGAACGTCGCCCGCGGCAATGTGATGTTCGAAGGCGCGGCATCGACGTTCGCGCATTCCGAAGGACGCCTGATCGCCTGCGTGGGCACGCAGGATCTCGTCGTCGTCGAAACGGACGACGCGATTCTTGTCGCCGACAAGCGCCGCGTGCAGGACGTGAAGAAAGTGGTTGGCCGAATCCGCGAGAAGCACGGCGCGGAAGCCGTGAACCATCGCAAGGTGCACCGCCCGTGGGGCCACTACGATTCCGTCGACATGGGCGAACGCTTCCAGGTGAAGCGCATTGTGGTGAAGCCGGGCGCGCAGTTGTCGCTGCAGATGCATCACCATCGCGCGGAACACTGGATCGTTGTACGCGGCACGGCACTTGTCACGCGCGGCGAAGAGCGCTTCATCGTCTCCGAAAACGAATCGGCGTACATTCCGCTTGGCATCAAGCATCGGCTGGAAAATCCCGGCAAGATGCCGCTCGAGATCATCGAGGTGCAATCGGGCTCGTATCTCGGCGAAGACGACATTGTGCGCTTCGACGACACGTACGGACGTCAATAA
- a CDS encoding Rap1a/Tai family immunity protein: MLRVLICAGALAVPLTAAAFTGGDLNKLCTKTDVASRSACAAYIEGAADGIFNTIDAIGGTTGPRVGQYFCLPPEARSQQLTDAVRKYIADNPNVAGYNASTAVSLGLGKVFPCKTGS; encoded by the coding sequence ATGCTGCGGGTTTTGATTTGCGCCGGCGCGCTCGCCGTGCCGTTGACGGCAGCCGCGTTCACGGGGGGCGACCTCAACAAGCTGTGCACGAAGACGGACGTTGCTTCGCGTAGCGCGTGCGCAGCCTATATCGAAGGCGCTGCGGACGGCATCTTCAACACGATCGACGCAATCGGCGGGACGACGGGCCCGCGGGTCGGCCAGTATTTCTGCCTGCCGCCCGAGGCGCGCTCGCAGCAACTGACGGACGCGGTGCGCAAGTACATCGCGGACAATCCGAACGTGGCAGGCTATAACGCCAGCACCGCCGTGTCGCTGGGACTCGGCAAGGTGTTCCCCTGCAAGACGGGCAGTTGA
- a CDS encoding glycosyltransferase family 4 protein: MRIAQIAPLTESVPPKLYGGTERVVSYITEALVDLGHEVTLFASGDSVTRAKLEPVWPRALRLDPGIRDRIAPHMLLMELVRRQAHDFDVLHFHMDYYSFSVFKRQDTPFVTTLHGRLDLPEQQPVFDTFNTAPVVSISNSQRHPLPQARWLSTVYHGLPEMLYTPQPVEQQYLAFLGRISPEKRVDTAIRIAGRCGLPIRIAAKVDAADAEYFERDIKPLLDLPYVEFIGEIADHQKAEFLSGAHALLFPIDWPEPFGLVMIEAMACGTPVIAFNRGAVPEVVDDGISGFIVEDEIGAVAAVNRLHKMPRASVRKRFEERFTSHRMARQYVEAYQSVIRAQKRSRFKVIDASSTT, from the coding sequence ATGAGAATTGCGCAGATCGCCCCCCTGACCGAATCCGTGCCGCCCAAGCTGTACGGTGGGACGGAGCGGGTCGTGTCGTACATCACCGAGGCGCTCGTCGACCTGGGTCACGAAGTGACACTATTCGCGAGCGGCGACTCGGTCACGCGCGCGAAGCTCGAACCTGTATGGCCCCGCGCGCTGCGGCTAGATCCCGGCATCCGCGACCGTATCGCGCCGCACATGCTGCTGATGGAGCTGGTGCGCCGTCAGGCCCACGATTTCGATGTGCTCCATTTTCACATGGACTACTACTCGTTTTCGGTATTCAAGCGCCAGGACACGCCGTTCGTCACGACCCTGCACGGCCGTCTCGATCTGCCCGAACAGCAGCCGGTGTTCGATACGTTCAACACCGCGCCCGTCGTCTCGATCTCGAACTCGCAACGTCACCCGCTGCCGCAGGCGCGCTGGCTGAGCACCGTCTATCATGGCCTGCCCGAAATGCTGTATACGCCGCAGCCCGTCGAGCAGCAGTACCTGGCGTTTCTCGGACGCATCTCGCCGGAAAAGCGGGTCGATACGGCGATCCGCATCGCGGGCCGCTGCGGCTTGCCCATCCGCATCGCCGCAAAGGTCGATGCCGCCGACGCCGAATACTTCGAACGCGATATCAAGCCGCTGCTCGATCTGCCCTATGTCGAGTTCATCGGCGAGATCGCCGATCATCAGAAAGCGGAGTTCCTGTCGGGCGCGCACGCGCTGCTGTTTCCCATTGATTGGCCCGAGCCGTTCGGGCTCGTGATGATCGAAGCGATGGCGTGCGGCACCCCCGTCATCGCGTTCAATCGCGGTGCGGTGCCCGAAGTGGTAGATGACGGCATCTCGGGCTTCATCGTCGAGGATGAGATCGGCGCCGTCGCCGCCGTCAACCGGTTGCACAAAATGCCGCGCGCGAGCGTGCGCAAGCGCTTCGAAGAGCGTTTCACGTCGCATCGGATGGCGCGGCAGTACGTGGAAGCGTATCAGTCGGTGATCCGCGCGCAGAAGCGCTCGCGCTTCAAGGTCATCGACGCGTCGTCGACTACCTGA
- a CDS encoding membrane protein translates to MVGRHKNRWLRRWLVVIVFWAVPVAIVAVREIQEEMAYNRVDLNTALTTWQLTDAQRAAGAAARCHGTPDDARAAGCPADVLAANAPRQQDALNEYAVRKSTLASYLWHAFVGYWVVPAATIFAIGFIIGVVRRALRRPPVHKSPANH, encoded by the coding sequence ATGGTTGGGAGACACAAGAATCGCTGGTTGCGTCGTTGGCTGGTGGTGATCGTCTTTTGGGCAGTGCCCGTGGCGATCGTCGCCGTGCGGGAAATTCAGGAGGAGATGGCCTATAACCGGGTCGACCTGAACACCGCGCTCACGACCTGGCAGCTCACCGACGCGCAACGCGCTGCAGGCGCCGCTGCGCGCTGCCACGGCACCCCCGACGATGCGCGCGCAGCCGGCTGCCCCGCCGACGTGCTGGCCGCCAATGCCCCGCGCCAGCAGGACGCGCTCAACGAATACGCGGTCCGCAAGAGCACGCTGGCGAGCTATCTGTGGCATGCGTTCGTGGGCTATTGGGTCGTGCCCGCCGCGACGATCTTCGCGATCGGTTTCATCATTGGCGTGGTGCGGCGCGCGTTGCGGCGGCCGCCCGTCCACAAGAGTCCGGCCAATCACTAG
- a CDS encoding TatD family hydrolase: MFVDSHCHINFEGLGDRLPQVLDNMRSHSVTHALCVSVDFETLPSVLEIARTYDNVYASVGVHPDHEDAREPTVAELVELAQHPKVVAIGETGLDYYRLEGRSIEDMEWQRERFRVHIRAAHQTGKPLIVHTRASSADTLRIMAEERASESGGVMHCFTEPWDVAEQALAQNFYISLSGIVTFKSATEVQDVARRVPLERLLIETDSPYLAPVPFRGKPNEPAYVSYVGRFIAQQREMPDEALAAATTDNFFRLFKIPAPRGA; encoded by the coding sequence ATGTTTGTCGATTCCCACTGCCATATCAATTTCGAAGGACTCGGCGACCGTCTGCCGCAAGTGCTCGACAACATGCGCTCGCACTCGGTGACGCACGCGCTGTGCGTGTCCGTCGATTTCGAAACGCTGCCGTCCGTGCTGGAGATCGCGCGCACGTACGACAACGTGTATGCGTCCGTCGGCGTGCATCCCGATCACGAAGACGCGCGCGAGCCGACGGTCGCCGAGCTCGTCGAACTGGCGCAGCATCCGAAGGTGGTCGCCATCGGCGAAACCGGCCTCGACTACTACCGCCTGGAAGGCCGCTCGATCGAAGATATGGAGTGGCAGCGCGAACGCTTTCGCGTGCATATCCGCGCCGCCCACCAGACGGGCAAGCCGTTGATCGTCCATACGCGCGCGTCGTCGGCAGATACCTTGCGGATCATGGCCGAGGAGCGCGCGAGCGAGTCGGGCGGTGTGATGCATTGCTTCACGGAACCGTGGGACGTCGCCGAGCAGGCGCTCGCGCAGAATTTCTACATTTCGTTGTCGGGCATCGTCACGTTCAAGAGCGCAACGGAGGTGCAGGACGTCGCGCGCCGCGTGCCGCTCGAACGGCTGCTGATCGAAACCGATTCGCCGTACCTCGCGCCCGTGCCGTTTCGCGGCAAGCCGAATGAACCTGCGTACGTGAGTTATGTCGGACGCTTCATCGCGCAGCAGCGCGAGATGCCGGACGAAGCACTCGCCGCAGCCACGACGGACAACTTCTTCCGGCTGTTCAAGATTCCGGCGCCGAGGGGCGCCTGA